One genomic region from Apodemus sylvaticus chromosome 1, mApoSyl1.1, whole genome shotgun sequence encodes:
- the LOC127677893 gene encoding olfactory receptor 9I1-like: MDNNNITTVTEFILMGFTDLPEWEIPLFLVFLCFYLVTILGNMGMVILIQMDVQLQTPMYFFLSHLSLMDGCYTSVITPQILAMLATGETVISYGHCAAQFFFFTFCASTECFLLAVMSYDRYVAISNPLLYTVAMSPRKCWILVLGAYVCGLSGSIQRTTCTFSLSFCEDNKINFFFCDLPPLLKLACSDTTNAEILIVLFGNFVILVNALVILISYLLIIKTVMRMKSSGGRGKTFSTCASHLTAVALFFGTLTFMYIRSGSGKSLEEDKVVSVFYTVIIPMLNPLIYSLRNKDVKAAFRKLTSRLQVSQSI, encoded by the coding sequence ATGGACAATAACAACATCACCACAGTAACTGAATTCATTCTCATGGGCTTTACTGACCTCCCAGAGTGGGAGATTCCTCTTTTCCTGGTGTTTCTCTGCTTCTATCTGGTCACCATCTTGGGGAACATGGGCATGGTAATTCTTATCCAGATGGATGTTCAGCTTCAAACCCCAATGTATTtcttcctgagccatctctctttaaTGGATGGCTGCTACACCAGTGTCATCACCCCTCAGATCCTGGCCATGTTGGCCACAGGAGAAACTGTCATCTCCTATGGTCATTGTGCTGCCCAGTTCTTCTTCTTCACCTTCTGTGCCAGTACAGAATGTTTCCTGTTGGCAGTGATGTCCTATGATCGCTATGTTGCTATTAGCAATCCTCTGCTCTACACTGTGGCCATGAGTCCTAGAAAATGCTGGATTTTGGTACTGGGAGCCTATGTATGTGGGTTATCTGGGTCCATTCAAAGAACCACAtgtaccttctctctctccttctgtgaaGACAATAAGATCAACTTTTTCTTTTGTGACCTTCCACCCCTGCTGAAGCTGGCTTGCAGTGATACAACAAATGCTGagattttaattgttttgtttggaaACTTTGTGATCTTGGTGAATGCTTTAGTCATACTCATTTCCTATTTGCTCATCATCAAGACAGTCATGAGGATGAAGTCATCAGGTGGCAGAGGTAAAACCTTCTCCACATGtgcctcccacctcactgctgTGGCTCTTTTTTTTGGTACCCTCACCTTCATGTATATAAGAAGTGGTTCAGGAAAATCCCTAGAGGAAGATAAAGTTGTGTCTGTCTTCTATACTGTGATCATACCCATGTTGAACCCTCTAATCTACAGCTTGAGAAATAAGGATGTTAAAGCTGCCTTCAGAAAGCTTACTAGCAGGTTACAGGTGTCCCAGAGTATATAA